GCCCAGCGCGGTGCCGCGGCGGGCGTATTTGTCGTAGGCAAGCGGCAGGGTGTTGTTCAGACCTTCATGGCCGAGGCCGCCCTTGGCGTCGATCGCCATCATCTCGCTCTGGCACATCTTGCCGGTCTCGACGCACATGTTGAGGATCAGGCGGTAGAGATCGGCATCGACAGTGCCGTAGCGCCGCACCGGCTCGTTCTGGCTCGGCTTCTCGAGCTGAAGATATTCGGCGCGACCGAGCGAGCCGCCGGCCGATTTGGCGCTGGCGATCCAGGCCTCGAAGCCCTTGTCGTCGAGGCCGTGGAAGGCGAAGTGCATGCCGGAAAAGCCGGCGCCGCTGTAGTTCGCCGAAAAGCCCTTATACGTGCCGGCGTGGTTCACCACGGCGTGGAGCTTGGTCTCCATGCCGGGCATCGCGTAGATCTGGCCGGCGAGCGCGGGGATGTAGAACGAGTTCATCACCGAGGAGGCGGTGATGCGGAAATTGATCGGGCGATCGACCGGCGCCGCGAGATCGTTGACGGTGGCGATGCCGTAGTCCGGATAGATGAAGAGCCATTTCCAGTCGAGCGCGACGACGTCGATCTCGAGCGGGGCCTTGGCCTGATCCAGGGCGCGCTCCGCGTTGATGCGGCCGAGCGTGCGGTAGGGGTCGAGCAGATGCGTGCCCATCCAGGTCAGCGCGCCCAGGCAAACGATGATCAAGAGCGGCGCCGACCAGATCACGAGCTCGAGCTTGGTCGAATGGTCCCAATCCGGCTCGTAGCGCGCCGAATTGTTGGACTGGCGATAGCGCCAGGCGAACAGCACCGTCAGCGCCATCACGGGCACCACGATCAGCAGCATCAGGACGGTGGAGATGATGACGAGGTCGCGCTGCTGGGCAGCAATATCGCCGGCTGGCGCCAGCACGACGTAGTTGCAGCCGCTGAGCGCAACCGCCAAAGGTAGTAGCGCCAGGATCTTGAGACGAGACACGGGCCGAGCCTTCCAGATTGAGTTTCCTTTGCGGGGCCAACGGGTAGCTGCGGCGCAGCAATCCGGACATTGGACAATTTGTCCAATGTTGCAGTGCGGAATGATGGGTCAGAGAGAGGCAGATTGCCCGGCGCCCGCCGGGTGGTCGGCTTTGGTTTTCAGGACGTTAAGGGCGCACGATGGCGACGGCACACACCCCCGCAATGGCAGACCTCCACTCGGGCGAGCATGGCCACGACCAGGCCAGTCCCGGCGAGATCGCCATCGGCGTCATCATCGGCCGCACTTCGGAATTCTTCGACTTCTTCGTCTACGCGATCGCCTCGGTGATCGTGTTTCCCCGCCTGGTCTTCCCGTTCGCGAGCGAGCTGACCGGCACGCTCTATTCCTTCGCCATCTTCGCGCTGGCCTTCATGGCGCGGCCGCTCGGCACCGTCATCTTCATGACGATCGACCGGCAATACGGCAAGACGGCCAAGCTCGTCACCGCGCTGTTCGTGCTCGGTACCGCCACCGTCGCGATCGCGTTCCTGCCCGGCTATCACGAGATCGGTGCTTCTGCGATCTGGCTGCTGGCCATGGCGCGCGCAGCCCAGGGTCTGGCGTGGGGTGGTGCGTGGGACGGCCTCGCCTCGCTGCTCGCGCTGAACGCGCCGCCGTCCAAGCGGGGCTGGTACGCGATGGTGCCGCAGCTCGGTGCGCCGCTCGGGCTGATCGTGGCGAGCGCCCTGTTCGCCTATTTTGCCGGTAGTCTGTCGGCGGAGGATTTCTTCGACTGGGGCTGGCGCTATCCGTTCTTCGTCGCCTTCGCCATCAACGTCGTGGCGCTGTTCGCCCGCCTGCGCATGGTGGCGACGGAGGAGTATGCCTCGCTGTTCGAGAGCCGCGATTTGCAGCCAGCGCGCATCTCCGACACCGTCGCGCGCGAAGGCCACAACATCATGCTCGGCGCGTTCGCGCCGCTGGCGAGCTTCGCGCTGTTCCACATGGTCACGGTGTTTCCGCTGTCCTGGGTGTTCCTGTTCACGCGTGAAAGCCCGGTGCGCTTCTTGATCATCGAGATCGTCGCCGCCGTGTTCGGGGTCGCGGCGATCGTGGCCTCGGGCATCATCGCCGACCGGGTCGGCCGCAAGTCGCTGCTGATGGGTTCGGCGATCGCGATCGCGGTGTATAGCGGCTTCGCCCCGCAGCTTCTCGACGCCGGCGCGTTCGGCGAGACCATCTACATGGTGATCGGCTTCATCCTGCTCGGCCTGTCCTTCGGCCAGTCTTCGGGCGCGATCGCCTCGAATTTCAAGCAGATGTACCGCTACACGGCCTCGGCACTCACCTCGGACATGGCCTGGCTGTTCGGCGCCGGCTTCGCCCCGCTCGCGGCCCTTCTGCTCGCCACCAATCTCGGCGTCATCGCCTCTGGTGCCTATTTGCTCTCGGGCGCGCTGTGGACCCTCGTGGCGCTCTGGCTCAGCGGCCAGCGCGAGGTGGGCGACATGGACGCAGGTGGACCTTCGACGAGCCGATAAGCTTCCGGCGAGGTCGAAGGCGCAAATCCTCACCCGTCACATGCTCTCCCTCCGCGAATCCTGGCGGACGTTGAGATTCGCGAGAAGGGCAGACAGCCGCTTCGCCAATTGTTTGACGTCGGGATCAACCAGTCCCTCGCGAATGCAGACGACAGCGCGGGAGGGAGGCAGCTTCGGCAGATAATAGTCCCTGGACCTCACAACGTCCGGGGCGATCAGGGCGCTTGGCATGGCGGTCAGGCCAAGGCCGGCGCGAACCGCGCTGACACGGACGGCGGAGTCCGAGCTTCGAAGTACGATCCGGTAGGCAATCCCGCTTCGATCCAGTGGCCCGATCATCCAATTGTCCTCGGGCGGTGTTATGATCGGGATCGGCGCCCCGGGCCGCGCGACGAAATCCCGCGACTTGACCCAACTCGTCTCGAACTGGAAATCACCGGAGACCAGGTCTTCGAGTTCCTGTCCGAAATTCTCGCGCAGGAATAAGCACGCGACATCGACAAACCCTTCAAGAAGACCGCGTCGAATCTCGCTGGAATGTTCGGCGGAGACAAACAGGTCGGAGAGACTCTCCTTGCCGAACTCGTCGAACACCGGCTGTGCGAGAATTTGGCTCACGCCCAGTCGATGCACGGAGAATCTGTCCGATCCCCCAAGCCTGAGAAGCTGATCATTGGCATCGATGATGCGGCGGGCCTGCTGAAGCGCGAGCTTGCCGAGCTCGGTCAGGGCCGTCCCGCTCGCGGTGCGCGTGAAAAGCTCGCCTCCGATGAGGCCCTGCAGCCGCTTGATCTGGGCGCTGACGGCGGGCTGGCTGAGGCTCAGCCTCTCTGCGGCCTTGGACATGCTGCCCGTCTCGGCGATGGCCACGACGGTTCGCATGATCTCCATGGGAATATTCTGGATCCGCTGTCGAAGCATCCGAGCCCCCTCGGCCAGACAAAAGGAATTCTCTGTCTCTCTATCCTTGCGAGCTTTTTTCTTGATCTACCGCAATGGTCCTGGCGATCGGACCCTTGATCGCCTTGCGCAACCAATATCAACGAAATCTATATGCCCATTTGCATGCATAACGGTGTCAACCGGAGCGTGTAATGCCGTCCATACATCCTAAATGGGATGTCCTCAAGCTCGTAGAAATTCGGATATTTGAGGCTTTCTGCACATGCGCTTTACACGAAACCAGAGCGGAGCATCGGCAGTTGAATTCGCCATCATGCTCCCGGTCTTCCTCACGATCATATTCGGCATCGTGGTCTTCGGCTGCTATCTCACGATGGTCCACGGGGTTCAGCAGCTTGCGGCCGAAGCTGCTCGGACGTCGATCGCGGGTCTGAACGACAGCGAGCGCAGCAGCCTTGCCACCTCCTATGTCACGTCCAGCGCTTCCGGCTATCCCTTGCTTGATGCAACCAAGCTCGACGTGGCTGCGGCGCCATCGGGTTCGGACCCGAACGTCTACGTGGTGACGGTGCGCTATGATGCGTCCTCGAGTTTCATTTTTGCACTCCCATTCGTGCCGCCGCTGCCGTCGCTGATCGCGCGATCGGCGGTGATCCCGAATGGAGGATTCTGAGATGGAGCGACGGTTGCGCATTCACCGCTTCATCGCCGACACGAGAGGAAACTTCACCCTCATGGGTGCGGGGCTGATGACGCTCGTCATCGGTTGTACCGCGCTCGGCGTCGACGTCGGAGCTATCTTCACGGACAAGCGGAAAGCCCAGAGCGCCGCCGATCTCGCCGCCATCGTCGCCGCGAGCAACCTGACCAATGCGTACAACGCCGCCTCCGCGACCGTCGTGAAGAACAACTATCCCGCCAATTCGCTCGTCTCCGTGGATCTCGGCACCTATACGCCCGATCCGACGCGGGCTCCGCAGGCTCGCTTCGTGACGCCGGCCACGGGCACCGCCAATGCCGCGCGAGTGACGTTGAGGACCCAGACGCCGCTTTATTTCGCCCGCTACATCACCGGCAGCAGCCAGTTCACCATCAATACGCAGGCGACGGCCTCGAGCACGGCGTTCGCGTCCTTTGCGATCGGCTCGCGCCTTGTCTCCATCAACGGCGGCCTGCTCAACGCCCTTCTCGGCGGCATGCTCGGCACCAGCTTCTCGCTGTCGGCGATGGACTACCAGTCGTTGGTGAATGCTAGGATCGATGCCTTCGACTTCCTCTCGGCCCTGGCGACGCGCGCGAACCTGACCGGAGTGTCGTACGACACGCTGCTCTCGGGCAATGTCAAATTGCCCGACGCAATTGCCGCGGCGCTTGCGGCACAGCAGGCGACCAACGGCGCCAGCTCGGCCACGATCGCGCTGTCGCATCAGATCACGGCGCCCGTCGCGCTGGGGCTGCCCGGCATTGCAGGCGCTAGCGTCGTCGTGACGATTGGAGAGCGGCCTGTGGGCTCTAGCTGGCTCGCGGTTGGCACACAGGGTGCGAGCGTCCACACCGCGCAAACGCGAATCCTGCTGATGGTCCAGATCGGCGGGAGTGGTATCGTTCCGGCGATCAATCTGCCGCTCTACGTCGAGATTGCCCAGGGAACGGCTACGCTCAACGCCATCTCCTGCAACCATGCGAACATCACCAACTCGACGGTGACGCTGGGTGTGACGCCGGGACTCGTGGATGCGTGGATCGGCAACGTCTCGATGGCGGACATGACGAATTTCACGAGCAAGCCGAATCCGCCTGCGGCCGTGCTGGTCAATGTCGGCGGGCTAAACGTCTCGGGTCGCGCGCATGCGGCAATCGGGAATACCTCGCCGACGTCGGTCGATTTCAACTACGTCGACATTCAATCGCAACTGGCGAAGACGATCAGCACGCGAAACTTCACGTCGTCGCTGACCTCGAGCCTGCTCGGCGATCTCTCGCTCAGCGTCAACGGCGTCGGTCTGCCGATTCCGGGACTGACGTCGACGGTCAGCGGTATCCTGGCGGGATCGACCAGCTCGATCGACCAACTCGTCGCTTCGGTTCTGTCGACGCTCGGAGTCGGTGTCGGCCAGGCTGATGTATGGGTGCCGGGCATCCGTTGCGACGGTGCGGTGTTGGTCAACTAGAATCAGCCGGGTGAGACTTGATAGTCTTCGTCGACGTGCCCGGAGCGCGATAGACGACGGCTGATCTGTTCCGGGTTCGCGCCAAGCGCGCCCCGGGATGACGCGGTTTTCGCGGGTCAATCCACCACGATCTTCACGCGGTCGCGTACCTTCACCTGCGCATGCGCATCGAGGCCGTTGAGCACGCGGAAGCGTTCGGTCGGGTGATCGACGCCCGCCATGCGGTGGGAGAGCGATTCCACGGTGTCGCCGGGCTGCACGGTGATCACCTTGATGCGCAGGGGGCGTGCGGCCTGGATCTCCTCGAGCGTCAGGCGGCGGAATGAATTGACGGTCTCGCGCGCATTGCGCTCGCTCTCGGTCGACTTCTGCCTGGTCGCGAAGATGAAGCGGTAGACGTCGCTGCCGAAGCGCAGCGCGTAGACCTTGAACTGCCACTGGTCGCCTTTGGCGGTGGCGGACGCGGCCGGAAGGCCGTTGATGGTGAGATCCTCGGTCGAGGCCTTTTCGACGCCTTCCATCCAGCCGGAATTGAGGTAATCGCCGAGCGACTGCTCGGCCGGCACGCGCACGACGTCGAAGCGCATCGCCTGCGAGCCGCCCTCGCGAACGCCGATCACGGCCTGCGCGGTGTTGTCGAGCGTGAAATTGTCCGGCGCCTGGAAGGTGAAGCCGAGCTTCGGATGCAGGAACCTGCGGCCGCGGACAAAGCCTTCGCTGGGATCCTCGCCATAGACGAGGTTGTCGATGGCGGCCAGATAGCTCTCGCGGTCGCGTTCGCCGCCTTCGGGCGCACCATATTGCCGGGCAATCGTCTGCGCGTTCTGCACGCGTTCGGGCGTCGCCGGATGCGACGAGGTGAAATCCTGCGCGCGCGGGTCGAGCGAATTCTTGCCGGCCTTGAGCTCGGCATTGCGCTCCATCGCCGCAAGAAAGCGCGCCGCACCATAGGGATCGAAATGCGCACGCGCGGCAATGCCGACGCCGATGCCGTCAGCCTCGATCTCCTGGTTGCGCGAAAAGCTCGCCATGGTGAGCTTGGTCTTGGCGAGCGCGAGCGCAGTGAGGTCGGGATCGTTGCTCATATCGGTGACGACGCGGGTGACGATCGCGGCCTGGCGGGCCTGATCCTCGCGCATCGCGGCGTGCTTCGACAGCACATGCGCCATCTCGTGGCTGAGCACGGAGGACAATTCGGAGGTGTCGCTGGCCAGCGCCAGCAGGCCGCGCGTGACGTAGAGCTGTCCGTTCGGCAAGGCGAATGCGTTCACAGCGCCGGAATTGAGGATGGTGACCTTGTAGCCCTGGTCGGGACGATCGGAGGCCGCGACGAGCCGCTCGACGGTCTTGGTGACCAGCGATTCCAGCCGCGGATCGTCGTAGGTGCCGCCATAGCTCGCCAGGATGCGCTCATGTTCCTTTTCGGTCGCCGGCGTCTGCGCGACGGCCGGCTTTGGCTTGGGCAGCGCGACCGTCGGTGTCGTTGCGGCGGTCTGGAACCGGCCCATATCGCCGCAGCCGGCGAGGGTCGTGCCCAGCAAAAGGCAAAGCGTTGCCGGCGCAGCCCGAAGGCGGCGGCCTTCACCTCTTACGTGCCGTTCTAGCACCCCATCCACGTCGCTTAACCCGTGCCTGGCCTTCAAGGCCTTACCCCTGCCGGAGCGCTTGTGTCCAGCAACTCAACCTGTCCCACGAGGCGTACGTCAATCCGAGGCCCCGTATTCCCCTCGACCCAGCCCCGGACTCGAATCTGTCGATTCTCCAGAGACTTAAGGGCGATCCCGGCGCCCTCAAAGGCCGGTAGGATGCGCCTTGAAATAGTCACGGCAAAGCCACGTGTCCAGTTCCGCCCGAAGTTGAGGTATGTCATTGCCCCAGCTTGCCGGACCGACAGGACTCTGCCCTCGACCACCATAAAGCGCCCCATCCCGGCCAAAATATCGTCCGGACTTTCCGCGTTTTTTATGGCCAACGGGTCAGCCCAGTTGCCCTTTTTTTGGCGCCGCGCCTCGGCCTCGGCCGCCATCAGGGCGGCCGCGCAGTCCTTGTCCGCGATCTCCGCCGA
The DNA window shown above is from Bradyrhizobium sp. CB1650 and carries:
- a CDS encoding MFS transporter, whose product is MATAHTPAMADLHSGEHGHDQASPGEIAIGVIIGRTSEFFDFFVYAIASVIVFPRLVFPFASELTGTLYSFAIFALAFMARPLGTVIFMTIDRQYGKTAKLVTALFVLGTATVAIAFLPGYHEIGASAIWLLAMARAAQGLAWGGAWDGLASLLALNAPPSKRGWYAMVPQLGAPLGLIVASALFAYFAGSLSAEDFFDWGWRYPFFVAFAINVVALFARLRMVATEEYASLFESRDLQPARISDTVAREGHNIMLGAFAPLASFALFHMVTVFPLSWVFLFTRESPVRFLIIEIVAAVFGVAAIVASGIIADRVGRKSLLMGSAIAIAVYSGFAPQLLDAGAFGETIYMVIGFILLGLSFGQSSGAIASNFKQMYRYTASALTSDMAWLFGAGFAPLAALLLATNLGVIASGAYLLSGALWTLVALWLSGQREVGDMDAGGPSTSR
- a CDS encoding pilus assembly protein TadG-related protein, with the translated sequence MERRLRIHRFIADTRGNFTLMGAGLMTLVIGCTALGVDVGAIFTDKRKAQSAADLAAIVAASNLTNAYNAASATVVKNNYPANSLVSVDLGTYTPDPTRAPQARFVTPATGTANAARVTLRTQTPLYFARYITGSSQFTINTQATASSTAFASFAIGSRLVSINGGLLNALLGGMLGTSFSLSAMDYQSLVNARIDAFDFLSALATRANLTGVSYDTLLSGNVKLPDAIAAALAAQQATNGASSATIALSHQITAPVALGLPGIAGASVVVTIGERPVGSSWLAVGTQGASVHTAQTRILLMVQIGGSGIVPAINLPLYVEIAQGTATLNAISCNHANITNSTVTLGVTPGLVDAWIGNVSMADMTNFTSKPNPPAAVLVNVGGLNVSGRAHAAIGNTSPTSVDFNYVDIQSQLAKTISTRNFTSSLTSSLLGDLSLSVNGVGLPIPGLTSTVSGILAGSTSSIDQLVASVLSTLGVGVGQADVWVPGIRCDGAVLVN
- a CDS encoding LysR family transcriptional regulator, which produces MAIAETGSMSKAAERLSLSQPAVSAQIKRLQGLIGGELFTRTASGTALTELGKLALQQARRIIDANDQLLRLGGSDRFSVHRLGVSQILAQPVFDEFGKESLSDLFVSAEHSSEIRRGLLEGFVDVACLFLRENFGQELEDLVSGDFQFETSWVKSRDFVARPGAPIPIITPPEDNWMIGPLDRSGIAYRIVLRSSDSAVRVSAVRAGLGLTAMPSALIAPDVVRSRDYYLPKLPPSRAVVCIREGLVDPDVKQLAKRLSALLANLNVRQDSRRESM
- a CDS encoding M48 family metalloprotease: MGRFQTAATTPTVALPKPKPAVAQTPATEKEHERILASYGGTYDDPRLESLVTKTVERLVAASDRPDQGYKVTILNSGAVNAFALPNGQLYVTRGLLALASDTSELSSVLSHEMAHVLSKHAAMREDQARQAAIVTRVVTDMSNDPDLTALALAKTKLTMASFSRNQEIEADGIGVGIAARAHFDPYGAARFLAAMERNAELKAGKNSLDPRAQDFTSSHPATPERVQNAQTIARQYGAPEGGERDRESYLAAIDNLVYGEDPSEGFVRGRRFLHPKLGFTFQAPDNFTLDNTAQAVIGVREGGSQAMRFDVVRVPAEQSLGDYLNSGWMEGVEKASTEDLTINGLPAASATAKGDQWQFKVYALRFGSDVYRFIFATRQKSTESERNARETVNSFRRLTLEEIQAARPLRIKVITVQPGDTVESLSHRMAGVDHPTERFRVLNGLDAHAQVKVRDRVKIVVD
- the cyoA gene encoding ubiquinol oxidase subunit II encodes the protein MSRLKILALLPLAVALSGCNYVVLAPAGDIAAQQRDLVIISTVLMLLIVVPVMALTVLFAWRYRQSNNSARYEPDWDHSTKLELVIWSAPLLIIVCLGALTWMGTHLLDPYRTLGRINAERALDQAKAPLEIDVVALDWKWLFIYPDYGIATVNDLAAPVDRPINFRITASSVMNSFYIPALAGQIYAMPGMETKLHAVVNHAGTYKGFSANYSGAGFSGMHFAFHGLDDKGFEAWIASAKSAGGSLGRAEYLQLEKPSQNEPVRRYGTVDADLYRLILNMCVETGKMCQSEMMAIDAKGGLGHEGLNNTLPLAYDKYARRGTALGGEPTFVAGTCTPDAPQGQTTASIKAPNDATPLLGAGLKRPSFTPLKSSSFFLGQRPKSDS
- a CDS encoding pilus assembly protein, which codes for MRFTRNQSGASAVEFAIMLPVFLTIIFGIVVFGCYLTMVHGVQQLAAEAARTSIAGLNDSERSSLATSYVTSSASGYPLLDATKLDVAAAPSGSDPNVYVVTVRYDASSSFIFALPFVPPLPSLIARSAVIPNGGF